In the genome of Deltaproteobacteria bacterium, one region contains:
- a CDS encoding ParA family protein produces MAVIITICNQKGGVGKTTTSVNLSASLSAAEKKTLLVDMDPQGNAGSGVGVDKRAVTQSVYDVLLGELSIESVIKNTELSHLHILPSNLDLVGAELELSGAVSRESRLISALTPILSNYDYIIIDCPPSLGLLTLNALNASHGVITPVQCEYYALEGIADLMSTVELVKTSLNPRLQVLGVLLTMYDGRNNLSKQVAEEIRFHFGVQVFQSIVPRNVRLSEAPSHGRPIILYDIKSIGAIKYLEFAQEVMARTPLLLEVPAKEKAYGFAATATQGVGQGIGIAHSVTTASGDDTGEG; encoded by the coding sequence GTGGGGAAAACCACGACGTCTGTTAATCTCTCCGCGTCGCTTTCCGCAGCAGAAAAAAAGACTCTCCTAGTGGATATGGACCCGCAAGGGAATGCCGGAAGCGGCGTTGGCGTCGATAAAAGGGCGGTGACGCAGAGTGTGTATGATGTGTTGTTGGGTGAGTTGAGTATTGAAAGCGTAATTAAAAACACTGAATTGAGCCATTTGCATATCTTGCCATCTAACCTTGATTTGGTTGGAGCTGAGTTGGAATTGAGTGGGGCGGTTTCACGAGAAAGTCGGCTAATATCTGCTTTGACTCCGATTCTTTCGAATTATGATTACATAATAATCGACTGCCCCCCGTCGCTGGGACTCTTGACCCTTAATGCGTTGAACGCGTCTCATGGGGTTATTACTCCCGTGCAGTGTGAATATTACGCGCTTGAGGGGATTGCTGACCTCATGAGTACCGTCGAGTTGGTGAAAACAAGCCTCAATCCGCGGCTGCAGGTGTTGGGAGTGTTGCTGACGATGTATGATGGGAGGAATAATCTTTCTAAGCAGGTCGCCGAAGAGATCCGCTTCCATTTCGGTGTTCAAGTCTTTCAGAGTATCGTCCCTAGAAATGTCCGCCTTTCTGAAGCCCCGAGTCATGGCCGTCCGATTATTTTGTATGACATCAAATCGATAGGAGCGATTAAGTATCTTGAATTTGCCCAAGAAGTGATGGCAAGAACCCCGCTCTTATTGGAAGTCCCAGCAAAGGAGAAAGCCTATGGATTCGCCGCAACCGCCACGCAGGGCGTTGGGCAAGGGATTGGCATCGCTCATTCCGTCACGACCGCAAGCGGTGACGATACCGGAGAGGGATGA
- a CDS encoding ParB/RepB/Spo0J family partition protein has product MDSPQPPRRALGKGLASLIPSRPQAVTIPERDESGARVGEAVTKIPPHQIVTNRQQPRTEFDEAALDELANSVRRNGILQPLLVTPLDGDRYELIAGERRLRAARIVGLEEVPVIIKQKVDTDEMLELALIENVQREDLNAIEEAKAYAALMDQFGYTQEEVADRVGKSRVTITNSLRLLQLPKVVQDDVVVGRLSAGHARSILAIGELQEQLAIREQILKAQLSVRDVERIVQQRRGYRQSRPRHRATTIQPSAQIKSITDEMMRATGTKVEIRPRTEQSGMVMIEYYSLQDLDRVYRRVTGQ; this is encoded by the coding sequence ATGGATTCGCCGCAACCGCCACGCAGGGCGTTGGGCAAGGGATTGGCATCGCTCATTCCGTCACGACCGCAAGCGGTGACGATACCGGAGAGGGATGAGTCTGGCGCTCGCGTTGGTGAGGCGGTGACAAAAATCCCACCGCATCAAATTGTCACCAATCGGCAGCAACCCAGGACGGAGTTCGACGAAGCGGCGTTGGATGAATTGGCAAATTCCGTGCGGCGAAACGGAATCCTGCAGCCTCTCCTTGTGACTCCACTCGATGGGGATCGGTATGAGTTGATTGCGGGAGAACGTCGGCTCCGAGCCGCGCGAATTGTTGGTTTGGAGGAAGTGCCGGTAATAATAAAGCAAAAGGTCGACACCGATGAAATGTTGGAGCTGGCGCTCATTGAAAATGTCCAACGTGAGGATCTCAATGCGATTGAAGAAGCAAAGGCCTACGCGGCCCTGATGGATCAGTTTGGGTACACGCAGGAAGAAGTCGCGGATCGTGTTGGTAAGTCGCGGGTGACGATTACGAATAGCCTTCGATTGCTTCAGTTGCCAAAAGTTGTGCAGGACGATGTGGTCGTAGGGAGATTGTCCGCCGGTCATGCCCGTTCAATTTTGGCGATTGGCGAGTTGCAAGAACAGTTGGCGATTCGTGAGCAAATTTTGAAGGCGCAACTTTCGGTGCGTGATGTAGAACGAATTGTTCAGCAGCGCCGAGGCTACCGCCAATCGCGCCCCCGGCATCGCGCCACCACTATTCAACCGTCGGCGCAGATTAAGTCGATTACGGACGAGATGATGCGCGCAACCGGGACAAAAGTGGAGATTCGTCCACGAACGGAGCAGTCTGGCATGGTGATGATCGAATATTATTCCTTGCAAGATTTAGATCGAGTCTATAGGAGGGTGACCGGACAATAG